A stretch of the Macaca mulatta isolate MMU2019108-1 chromosome 14, T2T-MMU8v2.0, whole genome shotgun sequence genome encodes the following:
- the OR8B12 gene encoding olfactory receptor 8B12 (The RefSeq protein has 2 substitutions compared to this genomic sequence) — protein MAAKNSSVTEFILEGLTDQLGLRIPLFFLFLGFYMVTVVGNLGLITLIGLNSHLHTPMYFFLFNLSLIDFCFSTTITPKMLINFVSRKNIISFTGCMTQLFFFCFFVISESFILSAMAYDRYVAICNPLLYMVTMSPQVCLLLLLGAYGMGFAGAMAHTGSIMNLTFCADNLVNHFMCDILPLLQLSCNSSYMNELVLFILVAVDIGLPIVSVFISYALILSSILHISSTEGRSKAFSTCSSHIIVVLLFFGSGAFMYLKPPSILPLEQGKVSSLFYTIIVPMLNPLIYSLRNKDVKVALRRTLGRKIFS, from the coding sequence ATGGCAGCCAAAAATTCTTCCGTGACAGAGTTTATCCTCGAAGGCTTAACCGACCAGCTGGGACTCCGGATCCCCCTCTTCTTCCTGTTTCTGGGTTTCTACATGGTCACTGTGGTGGGGAACCTGGGCTTGATAACCCTGATTGGGCTGAACTCTCACCTGCACACTCCCATGTACTTCTTCCTCTTTAACCTCTCTTTAATAGATTTTTGTTTCTCCACTACCAtcactcccaaaatgctgataaattTTGTCTCAAGGAAGAACATCATTTCCTTCACAGGGTGTATGACTCAgctctttttcttctgcttctttgtcATCTCTGAGTCCTTCATCCTGTCAGCAATGGCATATGACCGCTACGTGGCCATCTGTAACCCACTGTTGTACACGGTCACCATGTCTCCCCAGGTGTGTTTACTCCTTTTGTTGGGTGCCTATGGGATGGGGTTTGCTGGGGCCATGGCCCACACAGGAAGCATAATGAACCTGACCTTCTGTGCTGACAATCTTGTCAATCATTTCATGTGTGACATCCTTCCTCTCCTTCAGCTCTCCTGCAACAGCTCTTACATGAATGAGCTGGTGCTCTTTATTCTTGTGGCTGTTGACATTGGATTGCCCATTGTCAGTGTCTTTATTTCTTATGCcctcatcctctccagcattcTTCACATCAGTTCTACAGAAGGCAGGTCCAAAGCTTTTAGTACTTGCAGTTCCCACATAAttgtagttttgcttttctttggttCTGGTGCTTTCATGTATCTGAAACCCCCTTCCATCCTGCCCCTTGAGCAAGGAAAAGTGTCCTCCCTGTTCTATACCGTCATAGTCCCCATGTTAAACCCATTAATCTATAGCTTGAGGAACAAGGATGTCAAAGTTGCCTTGAGGAGAACTTTGGGCAGAAAAATCTTTTCTTAA